tcGCCTagctagactgtctcaaaatatatgatagcaattgtaaaatattataaaatagtaaagtaaaaaaacatcctcgatgGTTATAGGTTTGCCTTTGTTTTGTCGgggctgattgatattctttcatgttggctttgacttattgcgtcgacgattacgattagccacgaaataaactatatttgtaaaatgcttttacttcgaacgtaggacggcggcgctagaatgtgtgggtgatattcgatattctttcaaacacgaataacgatattcgaaggtcgcgatattaacattaaattcaaattggaaatcccggcttatgagttttctaattgaacaccgagattactagcgttactgtacaatgtatcttaatcagttaaagcaaacaccaaaGACATTAatttcggtgaccgtacatttgaacccatgtgtatatccgcgggttcaatcaatatacgggtgctaaaacccatgggttaggttagtatgggtacaaatatccgtaaaaccaaaaaaaattccataggtgcaattgtcgtgggttcaaatgtacgtgggttcaaatgtaatggaactattaatttcatattatatgatatatctttttttccgatctgaaataatgtgtactattaACAacgaccattgttttaacccgcctgccctacacagcacacctaattaagtaataattacatagtatcggtaatatcggcttttttgtagtatcggcgtttttagctggtatcggatcggtatcggcgacaaaagtggtatcggtacatctttAATCAAGATTGCGCACACTTCGAACATAGTATTgaaacaggttatggttcaggttgtgcatcataatgatgcacaacctgaaccatgtttgacgaaaaacactaatacaaatatctcaataaatacctaaaagttattgatttcctagtaaatttggtgcttgcgtagtttgtgaaccaagattgcgcacaacctgaacatagtattgtaacaagTTATGGCTCAGGTTGTGCGTTATTATGATGCACaagtttgacgaaaaacactaatacaaatatcgagccgtaaaaaaaattgctcaaggctgcaaactccacactcatgtagaaatgatgggcaatgaccccaagatgaataatcccacacaaaaaaaactttatatctgaaatcaaacttggccaaaaaggtccccttatctgccagACTACATGGGAAAACTACATAATTTAATTGTTAAATTGCATGTCATTGCCGCCATGTCATTCATAAGCACAGTCTATGCATATTCACCATGGGTTTAAATTCGAAGtttcaacttcaaaaaaaaaagcactTGCAGTACAAAACGATGTAAATACGGACGCCGTCGAAATCTTCGAGTTGATTATCTGGGACTAACACATTTTATTTGTGGCCCAATTATTGCTGCTCATTGATTCTATTAGGCAATTTTCGTCTCGCGGGGCGTTTAGTATAAATGGTAGTCTTTTTTTTACCAATATGTTTATTGCATCTTAATTAGGGTTACGGATAAATATATACCCTCCTATCTCAACTTGAAGGAGTCGTTTATATTAAGAGCTATTGGACAGTAAAATACACAAGTCAGCTATACAGCACATTTACTCATAATCAAATGCTGCGATGTTCGAAGCTTCcgataaataattttgatataaatgtACCATGATATGTGTTTGGTAAAATGATGATAAATGCTTCGAATGCTATGCTTACGGTAATCATAAGCATAGCCATGTTAAAAGGTATTCAACGGCCGACTACATTCCGGAAATTGAATAGGAAATTACTCTGGTGATTGGGTCTCTATTAGTCGCGTTTTCATACGATAATTTCAGTAGCAAGCGACATGGTATAGGGTGCAGTCAGCGGGAGTAAAAGATATTGTTATTTCAGACAGTATTGTCAGGTCCGGAACATTATGTTTGAGCTGAAATATGTTATATAGAGTGTAAACAAATGAACGCTGTTAAAAACAAAtcttaatattaaaaatagctAATTTATATTGTatggtttaacagattttgcgGTACAACCATGATTTAACTCTgtaaatttggaataaattatGACATTGCTACAGAGTAAAAGTCCATTTTCATGATTCTTGCTTAGAGGTGTTATCACGGTTTACGTGAAATAACTGATGGATATATATGGCCCGTCCCAATCCTAATTTGAATCACGTATTATTGCCAAATTCAACGGCACACCACAACAAACGAAAAAACAAAGTAAAAACAAAGtgtaactttgttttatgttcatatTTCAATGAGAGATTTGTGGTTGTTTTAATTAGCACAATCAATCGCTCTATATTAGAATCAATACGTGAAAGAGCAACTCGAAATTCGCCGTCAACATCTTTTATGTAGGATCGTTTTCGATCAGTAAAGGGGAGGAAAAGCTTTGTTCGCACATATAAGTTGTGCTAAACTGGAGCAATATTTCAATAGCTGCATTGGAAATGTGCCTATATTCTTCTTTAATTGAAATCCAAAACACATCAAGTGGCATTTCGCTGAATTTCAGTCGTAGCGTTCTGTTATTTCTTACTTCAAAGAAATCTTTTCGAATACGCAGGGGTAATTCTTTCGTTGACATTTCAGCACTAGTTGAGAAAGGATTTCGGATCCAGTCGTATCGACAATAGGCTTTACAATATATCTGCTTGACATATAGGCCTActccttgttacgtcacaaatgcACAGTGGGGGGGGGTCAAGAATTTGAATTGGTGTCGCTCAAGCTAACGTAAAAGCAGGTTAAATTTACGTTAGTCGTAGCCTAACGTAAAATTAccagaagataaaaaaaaattgtaaaatgaagAGAAAACTCGCAATTCCTGTGCGGCACACCGGTTGCGGAGCACTGATTTAAAAGACAGTATATCGCCGAAGCagatatattcatatttattcaaattgctTATATAGATTGAAAACTTTATCATGAAAGTTGCATTTAACGTATTGCAAAGTTCGTGCTGTTTAGTGTGTTTTTGGCAGGgaagaattttattatttttgaatataaattaagATATTGAAATGTGGACACGAAGCACCGTATAAGGTGGTGTGTATGCACGCACAACTATATTGCTATTGCAGACTTTATTCACATTCAAAACAGAACACATTCCAGATAGATAAACTTAACAGTTAATACACGGTATGTACGGTACACCTGATAAGTACAGAACTTAATGAACGGGCACAGGTCGCTATATTACACAACGTTCAAATActcttattcaaatatttactagTGCTTCTACGTTAACTACGgaaactcaataaatatggtAAATATGCTGATATAGGAATCGTTTCTTGACGTTTAGTTCTGAATGAAAAGATAAAACCACAAAACAGGTAAAATCACGGGGTAGAGCACGGTCACATTATGTATAACGTGTTTATATAACTATgccattttattgaaaatttacatGTGTTTAATTTCATaactatatatattcataagaAATAAAGAATATTTATCTACTGAATAATTAATAGGAAATATTGAGGCGTACATGTGACGTTTAGGAGAAATATACAGCGGCACAGTGTGTGCTTTGGACaactatttgaaaattacatCAAAACAAACACAAAGCCGTACACGAACTTATGATATGGATGAACATTTTGTAAAAGTAAAACCCTATGCTTGTAAGCAATGCGATAAGTCCTTTATGATCAAAAAATCTTtgcaaatacatattaaaattcatACAGGAAAGCACATTCGGGGAACTTGTGGAAAGCAAAGCAAAACTGAATTACGGGGGCATGAAAGAATCCACACAGAAAAAAAACCTTGTGTTTGTAAGGAATGTCAGAAATTCTTCAACTGTAAATCACAGTTGCAATCTCATATTCAATTCCACTCCGGAGATAAACTGCATATTTATTGCGGTAAGAGTTTCACAACGAAAAGTACTTTTCAGGGACATGGACGAATCCACaccaaaaaacaaaattttgtttgtaaaGAATGCCAAAAGTCCTTCAGATGTCAGACAATTTTGCGAAGTCACATGCAAACCCATACTGGGGGAAAACCATTCATTTGTGACCATTGTGGAAAGTGTTTTTCGCGAAGATCTTGTCTGAAACAGCATACAAGAATCCACACTGGTGAAAAGCCTTTCACTTGTAAACATTGTGGAATGTGTTTTTCGAAAACTTCTAGTCTGAAAGACCATATTAGAACCCATACTGGAGAAAAGCCATTCCCTTGTGAACATTGTGCAAAGTGTTTTTCGAAAGGTTCTGGTCTGAAGATGCATATTAGAACCCATACTGGAGAAAGGCCATTCTGTTGTGGACATTGTGGAAGGTGTTTTACTCAACGTGATGGTCTGAAAAAGCATATTAGAACCCATACTGGAGAAAGGCCTTTCACTTGTATACATTGTGGAATGTGTTTTTCGCAAAGTTCTCATCTGAAAGAGCATATTAAAATCCATACTGGAGAAAAGCCTTTCACTTGTAAACATTGTGGAAAGTGTTTTGCGCGAATTTCTTATCTGAAAAGGCATGTTAGAACCCATACTGCCTTTCCATTGTAAAAAGTGTTTTGTGCAGAGTTCTATCCCGAACGAGCATATTAGAacccatactggagaaaaacccgTTTGTTTGTACAGATTGTCAGAAATCCTTCAGTTGTAAATCAATTTTGCATTCCCATATGCTAacccatactggagaaaaaccatGAACTTGTAAACATTGTGAAAAGTGTTTTTTAAAACGTTGTCATCTGAAAGTGCATATTAGAGCCCATACTGCAGAAAAGTCTTTTGTTTGTACAAAATGTCAGAAATCCTACAGACAGTATTCAAATTTACACTCCCACATGCGAACCCATACGAGAGAAAAACCATCAACTTGTAAACATTGTGTGAAGTGCTTTTCGCTAAAATTTAGTCTCAAAAAGCATATTAGAACCCATACTGGAGAGAAGCCTTTCACTTGTGAACACTGTGGAATGTGTTTTTCAAAACGTTCtcatttaaaaatacattttaatattcaaagcCATAATTTTGTaggcaaaagtttttttttttttgtaaacttCTAGACTTGAACTTGTTGATATTATACTACAGAAAAGCCAATATGCTTGCAGCATATGTTTTGAGAATAATTTGACGCTGGCTGAAGCTTGAAAAAATCTATTTCAAATCGCATCAAACGTCTCGGCAACCGTATTATGCATATGTATTATTAAAGATTTTTAGATTCACGAGTAGAAAACTTACCGAGAGGTATGTGGAGCATCCTCAGTTCAAAATGATATCTTTGATGTCATGAAAAATTACTGGGAACAGACAAGCAATAGTGGTTCCGTGTGTTTGTTACATGCTATGAATatcgattttaaatttatcaattgcatgattttttgtcaattatGTTCACTACTCGGCCTTAAAGACAACCAATAATAAAGTACGCGAAACATTAAATGAAGGTGTTTGATATTCATAACTTAAAGAGAGAGTTGAGGTTATTTTGAGATATTTAACTCAGCCCGGGAGAGTAATTACACAAGcggaaaaatttaatttctttgtGAAGTGGATTTGAACGCAGGGAAGAAAAACATATCGCATATTGGTGCTTCTTGGTTAGAATATAGGAGAATTGCAACTCCGTTAATAGTCAccgaaaactgaaaatgaataaaacccTGTCGCCGTGCGTGTCGTCGATGTCGCGGCCTCCAGCTGTGCTTCGCGGTCAACGTTATTGGATGGGACGCCAGTACTTATCATATCGCTtatgccagtggttcccaacctttctaccctggcggaccggtaaaattaaattttctcgCGAActggaaaaaattgaaatgaccggaacagaaacgaataacatatatttgcgtaatacgATGCAATTTtcggcactcaatatgcttctagacaaaaaagggacacttgaaaacatttcataCGATTAAAACCTATGCATTGGAGGGCACCCATaatgcgtaagaaaggcacacataaattatctcgcataaaaacatgtacaaacacaataactctagtgagaattttgctacTGTTTCGTTCCCAATATAAAAtcgcaaacgaggcctcaaggaagtttctgcaacatgtagctctgcagcggcatgcagccgatttctttgcttcgttttaattaaagctaatgatgaaaatgttttttcgcataacgcagtaactggttAAAAATACGGCGATAGTTTAATTGCTCGATTACACAGCGATGGGTATGCTTAGCAACTGGTTAAAAATACGGACACAGCGATGGGTATttttatcaagagatatccaaaattggggtctcgtgtagtttcgtacctaacgtacttctagtaggcgtagcataacaatcctttgacatgccaatcctaaccctcacctgactacgccatccaaaaattgcgtcactacgacgtcacaacacgtcatagagcttgccaaatactcgCACGATCGctcgaaatggcatcggcgccgacgacaAAGAACtcactaacgtcagcgatctctctcctatcgggatcgttgcgaccaAAGTGACCATAAACcaagtgaggacatgcattggtaacgttataagcgctcgtgtgacgtcacaccagccattttgtgtccagggTGCTATTGCTGTATGATCCTAACTAAGTGATTCAAACCTGCGATCGGTAAacatctgaataaaaaaaaatgctcaaTAATTCGGACCAAACTTTTGCAGCGGCAAAACGAATAAACATTCttctaaaaaattatttatccgcagatgtttctcggattactcggctcggcggtatggtcagcatacgaagttaaggttaaagtcatccaacttcactcgataaatcaacacccAATAAGACCagaatattaaacaaaaagatgcacattttattataaaatccctgatgtaagtatcgctacttgcacagaacctattttaacaaactgacatAACTACAATACAAAGTATACTACAGAAACTTGCACTATTATTGCGGTACATGTCATGATATTAGAATATGcgtatcgcaaattttcaacaaggtgtacattgccaaaataatattaaaaaaatatactacatgcatggGATGAAGGATAACTGCCTATATATAGTttacaagaacatctaataatctagagtgtataaaataataaattatctatttgacttgagctcttgccgcaggtctactagcataccgtttttcaataattttatttgtctcctcttttgcgtgaatattAAACCCTAAATCGagaaaacttttcaaaattttaaaagcgatattgtggcaagattggaaattatatttcaagcaactttatctgtcagaaaagtaacaggCGAGCATATATTATGGAAGGCATTCATATTGgcgcgaaatatagtttatacttgTTTAATAACGTAAATTTAATTTCGGGCCGTTTGAACAGAAGTCATGTGCTATATATGGATTCATACTACACAAGTCCCGTTCTGGCACGCGAAATGGCATTGCGTTATACGGGACTTGTCGGAACCGTGAATATCAACAGAAAGGGCATGTCCGATTCGTTGAAAAACATGAAGAAAGACCAACGCAACGTGGTATGATACGAAGAGAGTGGCCATGTCATCCACAATTCACACAAACTCCTACGTTACAAAAGAAGTTCGTTCAAAAGCTGCACGAATCGTTACTAGAAGCGTGAAAAAAAACGCACGAATCGTTACTAGAAGCGTGAAAAAGCGCTTgtgtattgaaaataaaacaagagagcaatgctcaaatatatggacgcgCAGACCAATTCCCCGAAActcatatatctgtatatatgcGGTAACTTAGtgcctgtatcggggtaccgtggcGGTATATGAACTGTCATAGATTTTTTAGGTCTTGTGACAATGATCCATTCTTCTTGATTATGTTTAAACATCATaaaacatcaattgaaatatcaCAGGGAACGGTTCTTCCTTGtcatataaaaactcaattccTTTTCtcatatcaattaaaaaaaataaggtaAGCTACAAAATTTATGATGTTTACATCAAAACTGTAACGAAAATATAGGAGCGTAATTCACTGCGGTACCTTACCAGTACCTCCTGTTGatgtaggcctgctattcgatcgtggaacggttcttcttTGGCATATAGAAACTCAAATCATTTTGcacttatcaaaattaacaaatacggtagactagatttgctagaaaacctacattactgcaatagtaag
The genomic region above belongs to Styela clava chromosome 13, kaStyClav1.hap1.2, whole genome shotgun sequence and contains:
- the LOC120333178 gene encoding uncharacterized protein LOC120333178; this translates as MDEHFVKVKPYACKQCDKSFMIKKSLQIHIKIHTGKHIRGTCGKQSKTELRGHERIHTEKKPCVCKECQKFFNCKSQLQSHIQFHSGDKLHIYCGKSFTTKSTFQGHGRIHTKKQNFVCKECQKSFRCQTILRSHMQTHTGGKPFICDHCGKCFSRRSCLKQHTRIHTGEKPFTCKHCGMCFSKTSSLKDHIRTHTGEKPFPCEHCAKCFSKGSGLKMHIRTHTGERPFCCGHCGRCFTQRDGLKKHIRTHTGERPFTCIHCGMCFSQSSHLKEHIKIHTGEKPFTCKHCGKCFARISYLKRHVRTHTAFPL